GCCCAGATGGGTAGTATTGACCTGAGCACAGTCATGTCCAAAAAAGATTGGCGAGCACAGTATTTGGTGGGTGCACAAAGAATAATTAGATGATAggaagttaaattttttttttataaatcacATGGTGTAAGTGAATCGTGGATTTTGTTGTGCTCAAATGGCAGAGCATGTTTCATGTGACTGGTCCACGGTAACTATACAAGAGCACTGTGAGTTGACTAATGTTACTAGCCTAGTAAGTTGTAGCAGTGACTTCACTGATTCCTGAGTATAAGGGGTTATATCATGTGTATGTTAGCTGGGTAGTCCCCAAGTCTTTTCAAGACCAAACTGAGCATAACAAAACTGATAATTTCACTCCTCAATATCCTACTGAAGCCTCCAATCGAGTGAATtggtgaagaagaaaaaactaatGCCTTACGGATAAGAAAATGACCCTTGCTTGCTGTCTGGTGCAGCTTATTAGGGCAGTTCAAATCCAAGAACTTAAGCCTTATATAGTAGGCACGGAAAATAAATATCTGCCACAATCTTAGTTAGTAAGTTAGCACAAATCTTTGCAGAATCTTACCTGGTCCTTTAGCGTGGCTTCGATTGTGCATATCAGATTGAAAAAGTGCCATGTACTTTAGTTTTAAAGATTACTGATGACCCTTTCACTTGAGTACCTCCATGCACTTTAGCTTCTCTTTTCCTAGCATCCAAAGGCCAAATTCTTCTATTTGGAAATCAAGCACTTGCAGGAAGAATATCCCTTTCACTATCTGCAGTCCACTTGCTGACCTTTTCCAGTGGTGGAATGAAATCGATAACAGGAAGGTTCTTAGTGCTTACTAAGTGGGGAAAAAGAACTGATGCTTGGCAAATGGCTGTTTAGTAATGGATACTGAAAGGTCCCTGGATTCAGGAGGACCTCAAAGCAAAAAGCTCAGCCAGACTGAGATGATGTCTACAGCAAACACTTGGTATCAAGCATTAGCGCCGTAGTGTGCTTCGTCGTTGACAGGGAATTTTCcacattttcttgtcttttcctctttttttctaaAGGAACTTTGCATCCacaaaaacatgcaatttgctGTACATTTTTCATTCTTAGGACAGGACAGTATCAAGTTTGTTAGATAAAGCCCGTATTACGAGGACTTTGTGGTGTGATGCTGAGATCTTAAGGCATTCCAGTGTATTCAAGAAACGTTAGGTAGAAGTAAATTTAAATGAGTAGAATGAACTCCGTGTAGTGTTTCAACTTTGAAACAAAGACCATACAATGTTAAGCAATCACTTCCTGGCCGGTTCTTTAGGCCCCAATTTCCATTATCAAGGATTCAAGGGGAAGAAATAGCAAATATTGGGCTAAAATAACAGTATAGTTATAGTACTTTGAATAAGTGGTGGCTTTACATGAAGAGCATATTTATAATATTCCATGTTAGATATCTACTATAACATGAAGATTATATTTACAAATTCAAGGGAGAACATATTTGCTATAGAGTCAGCCGcgcccacccaccccccccccccccccccccccccccccccctgccCTTCCAAACTTAGTCAATTGTAAGTGAAAGTCGATAAAATTATTGCAGTAAAAATACCCTTAGCTTTATGTAAAGGTCGAGGATATCCAcatttagtttaaaaaatagaatattAGCTAGATCGGCATGGTTTTAAATTAAATCCACCAAGCCAAGAAGTTGGacttcaatttttcatttatcCTATAAtgtggagtgcaattttgttctccctccttaaaagagggtgaacgttaccctccctcttattggttgaaatggtgtaggtctCGCCcctgcaatacactttttgataagcatgacgTCACTTGGTGATGGGATCCACATCATTtaaaccaataggaaggagggtaatgttcacctcttttaaggaggatgaacaaaattaaattctgtAATTTGGGAGGGGTCTAGCAGGGATGCATAagtaagttttattttttatatataaagagTAAAACTTATGTTATCAACTTGCTAATCAATTGCTTGGGAGTAAACAAAGTAATGCAGCTCTGATGATCCTGTGATATGACAGATACCTTGGAccgaaacaaacaaaaaattctttatGTACTGGTTCTTTACCCTAATTGTGGTATCAGGTATATTTTACATGCTTTCCTTCGTGGATATTATGATATCGTATTAAGCCGAATGCCAAAGTAAAGTAGAATACTGTCAGCAGATATTTGAATATCCATTCCTTCCTCTTTGCGCagacttggattgcttttgctTATGTTTGGTGTGGGAACATTGATTCAACTAACACAAGAATCCCATGCTGAATTTTCAGTGGAAAAAAGAAGCACCAGGACTAGCCAGTTGGCACTGCTGAATTGgctattttgtttgaaaagagCAAATTTCAAGTAGGAAAGACCATGGTATAAAGCAGAAAGTTAATCTAAGCTCTAATAGCATATGGAGGATTTACAGAGGTTTCTGGTGATGCGATGTTCTTCTCTTGGAGCTCCTTTATTACTCCTTTTCTGCCTGGACTGCTGGAACTTTGCTTTATCCTCCTAAAAGGTATCGTATCCTCTCCAGTTTTGGTTGACTTTATTTATCAATATGGTTCCTATCCTTGTTGTATCATTTAGGCCTCAAACTTAAAGTTCAAAAAACTTGGAAAATGGTTATTGTGATTGCATGGAAATGACTCGTAAAGTAAACGAGATCTCTTTCTTtcgagcggggggggggggggggatcgAACTTGTTATCAATACGGATCTCGGAGTCTTAATGCGATTTAATTGTAGCCTGATTATCATTTGAAACCCAATCAAACTTGCAGTTGTATAGTGATAAATTTTGGGATACTGTGTGCAATGTGATGTcgagattttattttatagcaGTCTTTGCATGGTCTACTATAAATGAAACTTGTGTGGAGTATGAGCCTGTAAACCTGTGCAGGCGCAAAGTAAACAAGATCTCTTTCTTTCAAAAGGGGGATGGTGAACTTGTTATCAATACGGATCTCGGAGGCTTAATGCGCTTTTAGTTGTAACTGTTACTGGTGAAATCCTTTGTATCCTGATTGACTGGTTCTCATTTGAAACCCAAGTAGAGTGATAAATTTATGGACGCAAATGAGTAGGATTAACACGTTGCAGTGTTCGCAATCTCTGACCGAGCAATGGTAAGAAACATTTCATAGGGGGTCTCATTTGAAACCCAATCAAACTTGCAGTTGTTCctgatttttttattatggtAGGGGGTCTGGTATTGGGATGCATAAATAAGTTGTAAATACAAGGTAATCTACTTGAGTTGTGATCGGACAACTAATCAGATACGtagaataaaacaaataaaagctGAAGTTCTTCAGTATGCATTTTATGTACCCTAACGAGGTCAAGTGAGAATTACATGCTTTGCTTTCTGGATATGATTCTACTAGGGTTTTTATTGCGTGGCCAATGAGATTTTTGCCATCGAATTCTGTCAGCAAATAATATATATTAGCCATACCTTTCCTTCCaaactttgtttttttgcttATAATTGCTGAAGAAACATACTTTATTTTGAAATACTTGTCGAAAGTTGATATTTTTAGAAGTAAGAATCTCGTTAGGAAAAacagtcctttttttttatccgacaaaaaaaaaaaccagtacTTGGACTAGCTAGTTGAAATTTCTGAATTGGCTGTTTCATTTGAAAAGTGCAATGTCCAAGTACAAAGGACCTTGGCATAAAGCATAAAGGTAATCGAactctacttccatccccgacAGACAAGGGAGTTGAAGAGCTTTCCGGTGATGTGAGGTTTTTTCCATTGGAGCTCCTTTATTCCTTCCGACGTGGCTGGACTTGGCTCTTTATCCTCAAAACAAGGTATTGTATCTTTTTAGATATATACCATCTTTACTTAGAGCAGACTCCTCATTTTCCCCACCTGTATTGATCTATTTGCCTTTTCATCTCACTCAAAATAGCACAAAAGTGCTGTTGGAATTTCATGGAACTAATCAACAAAATTTAAGGAATACAGGCATTTAGGAGAGAAGAGAAACAGGAAGAGAATTTACAGAATTAGTAAGCATATTTTCCATTACTAGCCAAACAAATTAGATTAAGGGAGATACAGTAACAACGTAGCTTTAGAAATAGTAGCTGGTAACTCTCAGAGAGCCCCCGAACAGCACCACCGCGTGCGAGGCCCTTGTTTCCAGATTTAAAATGATGGAACGATGCCATATCCACCGTCTGCCATTAGTGTTGTGGAAAACATCTGGTCAACTTCAACTTCTACATCTGTTCTCTTTGCAAATCGGCCTTTAATCCGAGGTCTTGTTTCTGCGTACGCCTTCCTTGAGGCATACCTAATTGTCTTCTCAAACTTCCgcgtcttcttcttctccctatATCTTAGGACTCTTGCTTCCCTGTCCATGGGAGTTAGTTGGGTAGCCACATGAGTAGGAGGGCTCGAGAAAAGTTCAATTGTCCCTTTGGGAGGTCTCGGGTTTGAAATTGAGACATCACTCATTGTGGATTCTGGAACAACACCAACATCCATTGATGACATGGAGACCTGATTGTACAATCACAAAATTCACCATTTGTCAAAACAGAACGAGAATTTTAGGCTTCATAAATGGTTAAAGGAATATAGCAAAAAAGAGGGATATTTGAGTCATACAACAACATTCCCCCAAATTGTTGTTCGTAGTTTAGTCAATTTAATTAACTAATGAGACAGGATTAGCTTGACTTATCTTTACACACATTCTCAAGACCTTTCTTTTTGGGTTATTCAACAAATTAACTCAGAATAAAGTAGAGATGAAAGGACATGATAATAAGATGAACAAACTCTTGggcaaacaaaaacatcaaaattaGGCGTTGCTTAGCAGACAGTTCAAAGATTAGAACTTCCTGAGAattgaattttgacaaaaaaggaAAGTGTGGAAAGcgtgttttttcttttattgatcGGCGTGTGGAATGGATActgatgaaaaagaaaatatacgGCAATAGATTCCTCCCTTTTAAGAAGAAAGGATAACAAAAGTGGGAAAAGAGCTGATAAAGGGAAGAATAAACTGAAAGGATAAAACGCTTTTGTTCTTTACAAAACTTTAGAATGAAAGGGTAACATACTCAGAAAGCTCtatttttagagatttttaGAGAAAATAGGTGCTTTGGGAGGGCGACAGCTGAACCAAATTTTAATAATACTTGTGTTAAGTTCCTGAGCTCAACCAAATAACCCGAGGAGAAAACATTGCCTAAACCCCTAGAAATATAGAATTTAGGTTTTAAATTGGTTAAAAGAATATAATAAGCAGGAAAATGAACCTAGAAATGAACTATAACGAATAAAAAAGCAGGAAAATGAACTATTACAAAAGCCAGCAAGGAAACATATTGGAGGTGATATAAACCATGAATCCTAGAAATTAACCATAGAGCTAGTATTGAAGCTAGTACTGGTAAAATGATACCACTTGTATGTTATCAGTTTCAGCTTTTGAATTGCAAGAAAAGCATAAGAGAAATTTTGTGATGAAGGAAAAACTTACACTGTGACTTATTGATGCAGGGTAGCCATACCCAGTTTTGGGGTTCTCATACTCCACCATCTCCATCTGATAACTAAGATATTGCTGCTGCTGAATCTGACCCTTTGTATCTACACTCTGAACTGGCACAACACTATCACCTCCATAGCGTTTCTGAGGAACAACAACATTACCATACTTCAGCTGCTGCTGGTTATTGTACTCTTCTGTGCACTGATGATTCTCTTGACCCGAATTGTACTCCTCAAGGTCCAGGTACTCATCCACCACTTCTCCTCCGAACAAAAACCCAGTACCAGTCTGGTTATTAGTATTGTTATGCTTAACTGGATTGAGCAACAACCACGAAGATGCCTCATCTTGATCGTCCTCGTCGTCGACCCCCTCATGGGTCAAGAACCCGTCATCGGCATCAGGCCCAAGGCATGGATCCACGGCCGGGGGCCCGTATAGGCATCCGGCTACAGGCATAATAGGGACTCGGTGGTGCCTGCGAGCGAGGGGGTTGGCCGAGTGGATCTCGGCATCGCAGGCGACGCAAAGTGACGCGGCGTCGGCCTTGCAGATGAAGGCCGCCGGGGCGCTCTCGCACGCCTCGCACACCCACGCACGGTCGTGCGAGCGGGCCGACTTCTTGCCGTTGTTGCTTCCCAATTCCAGAACACTAGTAGTGGTACTCTCCTccttcatcattttttttttccctctctagttttcctttttttgcgTGGGCTACTTGTGAGGGAGGAGAGGGGTGGGGGGGGAGGGGTAACTGTAGGCAAATTTACAAGTGGGATGGAGGGAATCAGGGGCCGACACGTGGATGGAAACGAGTGGTGAGGAAGGTTGTCGCGTTATCTCTTATGGTTGGCTGTGCTGGTAGTAGGCCCCTAGGAGTAGGGGCTCTTTTTGGGCCCACATGGTTTTGGCTGCTTTTTATAGGAGGAAATATTGTTGTACTCTCCAGAGTATACTAGATTTTGAGTACTCGCTCTGTGGCTCCGGAACATTACAAAAGCTTTACTATTTCTGCTGAGTCATATTGGATACAACTATACAAGGTATACTAATCAGTTATACTTACATGACAGGTGTCAGCCGTGTGTCATACGTTGGCTGGTTTGGCTATGTTTGGCAGCCCGCAGCCGCGTGGTacgaaaaaatttcaatgcaaTGATTATTTGTAACGTCTCTCTCGCATGGTGTGAAACCTATGCATACATTGGACCCACATCATGCGAGAAAGCGTTACAAACaatcgagttgagttttgttcaccctccacttaagagggtgaaaaTTACCTTCCTTCAAATGATGtgaatcccaccacaaagtgatgtcatgcttaccaaaaagtgtattgcacggtaagcatgacatcactttatggtgggatccacaccatttcaagtGATGAGATCCacaccattttaaccaataagatagagggtaatgttcaatctcttttaaagagggtgaacaaaattgcactccaaaCAATCGCTGTATTGAAGATTTTTTCGTGGTGTACCCCTTTGATAAAATGCAAGTGCAGCTGATAAACGAGTCGAACATGTAGTAGTTACTTACATGTGATTTAAAAGTTTTAGATTTCAACAGAAAGATATGGAATGTTGATTTTGGAAGCTTAACGagcttgaaaaatatttaagaTTAGTTTGTTTGTGCAATAAGGTAATCTTGAATAGACCTTTAACGCGTAGACGAGTAATAAGTTAGCTAGTTTATCACCACAAACACTAGGGACTCTATGGCGCACGTGGCCTCCTGGATTTTGGAAACTCGCACTTGTATTATATGGAGTATATAAAAAGCTCATAGTACATCCTACGATGGGGCTCATAGTACATCCTACGATGGCGCTCATCGATTAATTACTCTTGTAAGCttcaaaaaaagtaaagaaagcaAACCTATTGATTGTCAATCAATGTGTTCTTCCCTAACTTCTCTCttttaagaacaaaatttttgcGTTCTTAACTTGATTGACTTTTGTCAGTTTTATACTCCGTATTTTGCTAGAATCTATGACTTCAATTATTAAACTCTACAACTGTCCTTGTTTAAAGGAACGCAATCGCATcagtttttttcctttatcaTCAAAGCAATTATCTCAGTTTGTTGCCCTTTATCATTCAAAGCGATGAAAAAAGCGttggccttttcttttttaaagctAATTTCTCTGTGAATGACTAACCACAGGTATCATGGACAACCATATTAACCGCctgcaattttattttattttttttgttatctttaTATATCAGCAGGATCGGAAGAGTTAGTAGTTAGTATGTTTGTACACAAGGAGTCCAaaagctatccatagccttgGACACCAGTTGTGCCCCcccgtggggctcgaactcacACCTCTATTAGAGAGGCAGATGAGACAACCATCTTGACAAAATATGGTTTTTCAATCGCCTGCATTTGATtgccccccccccaaaaaaaaaaaaaaaaaaccaaaaacaaaaataaataaaaaaacccttCCTGATTCACATGAACCAGATGAGAAGGACATTTTTACAGCTTCTTTTGCTCTCTCGttgttctttttggtttttgggataaagcttttatttttcagGATTAGTAATCACGTGCAAGCCCATGTGTCTTCCATTAACACCCAGCAATGCTACCGACAAATCGGGTCGTGCCAGGAGTGAATTGGGCGAGAC
This DNA window, taken from Rhododendron vialii isolate Sample 1 chromosome 8a, ASM3025357v1, encodes the following:
- the LOC131336012 gene encoding zinc finger protein CONSTANS-LIKE 2-like, which gives rise to MMKEESTTTSVLELGSNNGKKSARSHDRAWVCEACESAPAAFICKADAASLCVACDAEIHSANPLARRHHRVPIMPVAGCLYGPPAVDPCLGPDADDGFLTHEGVDDEDDQDEASSWLLLNPVKHNNTNNQTGTGFLFGGEVVDEYLDLEEYNSGQENHQCTEEYNNQQQLKYGNVVVPQKRYGGDSVVPVQSVDTKGQIQQQQYLSYQMEMVEYENPKTGYGYPASISHSVSMSSMDVGVVPESTMSDVSISNPRPPKGTIELFSSPPTHVATQLTPMDREARVLRYREKKKTRKFEKTIRYASRKAYAETRPRIKGRFAKRTDVEVEVDQMFSTTLMADGGYGIVPSF